A single region of the Vanacampus margaritifer isolate UIUO_Vmar chromosome 13, RoL_Vmar_1.0, whole genome shotgun sequence genome encodes:
- the echdc2 gene encoding enoyl-CoA hydratase domain-containing protein 2, mitochondrial isoform X1 produces the protein MSSLLLRGLSSSLAGSHGARVLTAVAGFCGTRGGKQQHTEAGSSAPEVELKRLPGKDEGIVEVLMCRHKARNALGHAFVSQMRELVSMVSSDSTVHVLVFRSLVPGVFCAGADLKERALMNNKESDLFVHGLRSLMTQIALLPMPTIAAIDGVAVGGGLELALACDLRTAACSAQMGLIETTRGLLPGAGGSQRLPRTVGLALAKELVFTGRCVGGQAAAEMGLVNRAVQQDQTGEAAYTEALGLAREILPQAPIAVRMAKEAMNRGMEVDITSAMAIERMCYARVIPTRDRREGMAAFIEKRPPRYIGE, from the exons ATGTCGTCGTTACTGCTCCGCGGCTTGTCGTCCTCGCTCGCTGGTTCCCATGGGGCACGAGTGCTGACGGCCGTAGCCGGCTTCTGTGGCACTCGGGGCGGCAAGCAGCAACACACGGAGGCCGGAAGTAGCGCCCCGGAGGTGGAACTCAAGAGACTCCCCGGGAAGGACGAAG GCATTGTGGAGGTGCTCATGTGCAGACATAAGGCGCGGAACGCTTTGGGCCATGCATTTGTGTCACAG ATGAGGGAGCTGGTGTCTATGGTGTCCAGTGACTCGACAGTGCACGTGCTTGTCTTCAGGAGTTTAGTTCCTGGAGTTTTCTGTGCAG GAGCAGACCTAAAGGAAAGGGCTTTGATGAACAACAAGGAGTCCGATCTGTTTGTTCACGGACTGCGATCCCTCATGACTCAGATTG CCTTGTTGCCAATGCCCACCATAGCGGCCATCGACGGTGTGGCCGTGGGAGGTGGACTGGAGCTTGCTTTGGCCTGTGATCTCCGCACCGCTG CATGTTCTGCACAGATGGGCCTGATTGAGACGACACGGGGGCTGCTCCCGGGGGCCG GGGGCAGTCAGAGGCTGCCTCGCACCGTGGGACTGGCACTGGCAAAGGAGCTCGTCTTCACAG GGAGGTGCGTGGGGGGGCAGGCTGCCGCCGAGATGGGTCTGGTGAACAGAGCGGTGCAGCAGGACCAGACAGGAGAGGCGGCGTACACGGAAGCGCTCGGCCTGGCCAGAGAGATCCTGCCCCAG GCTCCCATCGCTGTGCGTATGGCCAAAGAGGCGATGAACAGAGGCATGGAG GTTGACATCACCTCAGCGATGGCCATCGAGAGGATGTGTTACGCTCGG GTCATCCCGACACGGGACAGACGGGAGGGGATGGCGGCCTTCATAGAGAAGAGACCTCCGCGATACATTGGCGAATAa
- the echdc2 gene encoding enoyl-CoA hydratase domain-containing protein 2, mitochondrial isoform X2: MSSLLLRGLSSSLAGSHGARVLTAVAGFCGTRGGKQQHTEAGSSAPEVELKRLPGKDEGIVEVLMCRHKARNALGHAFVSQMRELVSMVSSDSTVHVLVFRSLVPGVFCAGADLKERALMNNKESDLFVHGLRSLMTQIALLPMPTIAAIDGVAVGGGLELALACDLRTAACSAQMGLIETTRGLLPGAGGSQRLPRTVGLALAKELVFTGRCVGGQAAAEMGLVNRAVQQDQTGEAAYTEALGLAREILPQLRRLQLARPRWRQSGEMGQPWRTHKA, from the exons ATGTCGTCGTTACTGCTCCGCGGCTTGTCGTCCTCGCTCGCTGGTTCCCATGGGGCACGAGTGCTGACGGCCGTAGCCGGCTTCTGTGGCACTCGGGGCGGCAAGCAGCAACACACGGAGGCCGGAAGTAGCGCCCCGGAGGTGGAACTCAAGAGACTCCCCGGGAAGGACGAAG GCATTGTGGAGGTGCTCATGTGCAGACATAAGGCGCGGAACGCTTTGGGCCATGCATTTGTGTCACAG ATGAGGGAGCTGGTGTCTATGGTGTCCAGTGACTCGACAGTGCACGTGCTTGTCTTCAGGAGTTTAGTTCCTGGAGTTTTCTGTGCAG GAGCAGACCTAAAGGAAAGGGCTTTGATGAACAACAAGGAGTCCGATCTGTTTGTTCACGGACTGCGATCCCTCATGACTCAGATTG CCTTGTTGCCAATGCCCACCATAGCGGCCATCGACGGTGTGGCCGTGGGAGGTGGACTGGAGCTTGCTTTGGCCTGTGATCTCCGCACCGCTG CATGTTCTGCACAGATGGGCCTGATTGAGACGACACGGGGGCTGCTCCCGGGGGCCG GGGGCAGTCAGAGGCTGCCTCGCACCGTGGGACTGGCACTGGCAAAGGAGCTCGTCTTCACAG GGAGGTGCGTGGGGGGGCAGGCTGCCGCCGAGATGGGTCTGGTGAACAGAGCGGTGCAGCAGGACCAGACAGGAGAGGCGGCGTACACGGAAGCGCTCGGCCTGGCCAGAGAGATCCTGCCCCAG CTCAGACGCCTGCAGTTAGCAAGGCCACGGTGGCGGCAAAGTGGAGAAATGGGCCAACCATGGCGTACACACAAAGCGTAG
- the zyg11 gene encoding protein zyg-11 homolog isoform X2 produces MASVFLNADEASPASLTDLCLTFVSQNLECLCMKRADGSLCFREAVLFPQELADQLLAKMATEGLLNDSTVGVFRNCEYLRLRRACVRTARISAEAFQRALCPHRLLELDAARVNADLTIPDILHGLATNKCCQESLQRLVLTGLTMSSLEEPSRHGFGALQGLRSLSLANVDFYDSGLADVCSLPRLESLDLSNTSVTNLNPLLGLRERLRSLTLHQLKRLEMSTAQLLGVIGQLDLLQHLDISDDKQFTSDVARQLLGQPGILPALVSLDVSGRKQVTDAAVKAFVEERPQMTFVGLLATDAGFSEFLSGDGNLKVTGEANETQICEALRRYSEREGFVREALFHLFSLTHVMEKPRPDILKLVVLGMKNHQATLNVQLAASACVFNLTKQDLAAGMPVRLLSTVTQLLLEAMRTFPNHQQLQKNCLLSLCSDRILQEVPFNRFEAAKLVMQWLCNHEDQNMQRMAVAIISILAAKLSTEQTAQLGAELFIVKQLLHIVRQKATQGMADATLKFTLSALWNLTDESPTTCRHFIENQGLDLFIKVLESFPNESSIQQKVLGLLNNIAEVGELHCELMVHTFLDHIRTLLHSSEVEVSYFAAGILAHLTSRGKDAWTLSPELRSSLLEQLHDVIMKWPAPDCEMVAYRSFNPFFPLLECFHTPGVQLWAAWAMQHVCSKNAGRYCSMLLEEGGLLQLERVHANPQTHPDVGHLTESILESLERHRVRMGHSSAVCPPPRP; encoded by the exons ATGGCCTCTGTCTTTCTCAATGCG GACGAGGCATCCCCGGCGAGCCTGACGGACCTGTGTCTCACCTTTGTGAGCCAGAACCTGGAATGCTTGTGCATGAAGCGCGCCGACGGGTCTCTGTGCTTCCGGGAGGCCGTGCTCTTCCCTCAGGAGCTTGCAGACCAGCTGCTGGCCAAAATGGCAACCGAAG GTCTACTGAACGACAGCACGGTGGGCGTGTTCCGGAACTGCGAGTACCTTCGGCTGAGAAGAGCATGCGTCCGCACGGCGCGCATATCAGCCGAGGCATTCCAGCGAGCCCTCTGTCCTCACAGGCTGTTAGAGCTGGACGCTGCTCGAGTCAACGCCGACCTCACAATCCCAGACATTCTGCACGGGCTGGCCACAAATAAATGTTGTCAG GAGTCTCTCCAGCGACTGGTGCTGACGGGCCTCACCATGTCCTCCCTGGAGGAGCCGAGCCGCCACGGCTTCGGCGCTCTGCAGGGCCTGCGCTCGCTCTCCCTGGCCAACGTGGACTTCTACGACTCGGGTCTGGCCGACGTGTGCTCCTTGCCGCGGCTGGAGAGCCTGGACCTGTCCAACACGTCTGTCACCAACTTGAATCCGCTGCTGGGCCTGAGGGAGAGGCTGCGCTCGCTCACGCTGCACCAACTGAAGAGGCTGGAGATGAGCACGGCGCAGCTGCTGGGCGTCATCGGCCAGCTAGATTTGTTGCAG CACCTGGATATCAGCGATGACAAACAGTTCACCTCCGACGTCGCTCGTCAGCTGCTCGGACAACCGGGTATACTTCCCGCTCTCGTTTCCCTGGACGTGTCGGGAAGGAAACAG GTGACAGACGCGGCCGTGAAGGCGTTTGTGGAAGAGAGACCACAAATGACTTTTGTTGGACTTCTGGCCACGGATGCCGGGTTTTCTGAATTCCTCTCTGGAGACGGAAACCTGAAA GTGACAGGGGAAGCCAACGAAACGCAGATCTGCGAGGCGCTTCGCCGCTACAGCGAGCGAGAGGGTTTCGTGCGAGAGGCGCTCTTCCACCTCTTCAGCCTCACGCACGTCATGGAGAAGCCTCGGCCCGACATTTTAAAG CTGGTGGTCCTCGGCATGAAGAACCACCAGGCCACGCTCAATGTCCAGCTGGCGGCGAGCGCATGCGTCTTCAACCTGACCAAGCAGGACCTGGCGGCCGGGATGCCGGTCCGCCTGCTCAGTACCGTCACTCAGCTCCTGCTAGAGGCCATGAGGACGTTCCCCAACCACCAGCAG TTACAAAAGAACTGCCTGCTGTCCCTCTGTAGTGACCGCATTTTACAAGAGGTTCCGTTTAATAG GTTTGAGGCAGCAAAATTGGTAATGCAGTGGCTCTGCAATCACGAGGATCAAAATATGCAGAGGATGGCGGTGGCCATCATTTCCATACTGGCTGCCAAG TTGTCCACAGAGCAAACGGCTCAGCTGGGAGCAGAGTTGTTCATAGTGAAG CAACTGCTCCACATCGTACGTCAGAAGGCCACGCAGGGCATGGCCGACGCCACCCTTAAATTCACCCTGAGCGCACTGTGGAACCTCACAGACGAGTCGCCGACAACTTGCCGCCATTTTATCGAGAACCAAGGACTCGACCTGTTCATCAAGGTTCTAGAG TCCTTCCCTAACGAGTCGTCCATTCAGCAAAAGGTTCTGGGCCTGTTG AACAACATAGCGGAGGTAGGCGAGCTGCATTGCGAACTGATGGTCCACACCTTCCTGGACCACATCAGGACTCTGCTGCACAGCTCCGAGGTGGAGGTGAGCTACTTCGCCGCCGGCATCCTGGCGCACCTGACGTCGCGGGGAAAGGACGCCTGGACGCTCAGCCCCGAACTCAGGTCCTCCCTGCTGGAGCAGCTG CACGATGTCATCATGAAGTGGCCTGCACCTGACTGTGAGATGGTGGCCTACAG GTCATTTAATCCCTTCTTTCCCCTGCTGGAGTGTTTCCACACGCCAGGAGTCCAGCTGTGGGCTGCGTGGGCCATGCAACATGTCTGCAGCAAGAACG CCGGGCGCTATTGCAGTATGCTGTTGGAGGAAGGAGGCCTGCTGCAGCTGGAGCGGGTGCACGCCAACCCACAAACACACCCGGACGTCGGGCATCTTACCGAGAGCATATTGGAAAGCCTGGAACGCCACCGGGTGCGCATGGGTCACTCCAGCGCCGTCTGCCCGCCACCACGTCCATAA
- the zyg11 gene encoding protein zyg-11 homolog isoform X1 translates to MICNKVDSRRRFGSESNRRRQQDEASPASLTDLCLTFVSQNLECLCMKRADGSLCFREAVLFPQELADQLLAKMATEGLLNDSTVGVFRNCEYLRLRRACVRTARISAEAFQRALCPHRLLELDAARVNADLTIPDILHGLATNKCCQESLQRLVLTGLTMSSLEEPSRHGFGALQGLRSLSLANVDFYDSGLADVCSLPRLESLDLSNTSVTNLNPLLGLRERLRSLTLHQLKRLEMSTAQLLGVIGQLDLLQHLDISDDKQFTSDVARQLLGQPGILPALVSLDVSGRKQVTDAAVKAFVEERPQMTFVGLLATDAGFSEFLSGDGNLKVTGEANETQICEALRRYSEREGFVREALFHLFSLTHVMEKPRPDILKLVVLGMKNHQATLNVQLAASACVFNLTKQDLAAGMPVRLLSTVTQLLLEAMRTFPNHQQLQKNCLLSLCSDRILQEVPFNRFEAAKLVMQWLCNHEDQNMQRMAVAIISILAAKLSTEQTAQLGAELFIVKQLLHIVRQKATQGMADATLKFTLSALWNLTDESPTTCRHFIENQGLDLFIKVLESFPNESSIQQKVLGLLNNIAEVGELHCELMVHTFLDHIRTLLHSSEVEVSYFAAGILAHLTSRGKDAWTLSPELRSSLLEQLHDVIMKWPAPDCEMVAYRSFNPFFPLLECFHTPGVQLWAAWAMQHVCSKNAGRYCSMLLEEGGLLQLERVHANPQTHPDVGHLTESILESLERHRVRMGHSSAVCPPPRP, encoded by the exons ATGATTTGCAACAAAGTGGACAGTCGTCGGCGCTTTGGTTCGGAGAGCAACCGGAGGCGACAACAa GACGAGGCATCCCCGGCGAGCCTGACGGACCTGTGTCTCACCTTTGTGAGCCAGAACCTGGAATGCTTGTGCATGAAGCGCGCCGACGGGTCTCTGTGCTTCCGGGAGGCCGTGCTCTTCCCTCAGGAGCTTGCAGACCAGCTGCTGGCCAAAATGGCAACCGAAG GTCTACTGAACGACAGCACGGTGGGCGTGTTCCGGAACTGCGAGTACCTTCGGCTGAGAAGAGCATGCGTCCGCACGGCGCGCATATCAGCCGAGGCATTCCAGCGAGCCCTCTGTCCTCACAGGCTGTTAGAGCTGGACGCTGCTCGAGTCAACGCCGACCTCACAATCCCAGACATTCTGCACGGGCTGGCCACAAATAAATGTTGTCAG GAGTCTCTCCAGCGACTGGTGCTGACGGGCCTCACCATGTCCTCCCTGGAGGAGCCGAGCCGCCACGGCTTCGGCGCTCTGCAGGGCCTGCGCTCGCTCTCCCTGGCCAACGTGGACTTCTACGACTCGGGTCTGGCCGACGTGTGCTCCTTGCCGCGGCTGGAGAGCCTGGACCTGTCCAACACGTCTGTCACCAACTTGAATCCGCTGCTGGGCCTGAGGGAGAGGCTGCGCTCGCTCACGCTGCACCAACTGAAGAGGCTGGAGATGAGCACGGCGCAGCTGCTGGGCGTCATCGGCCAGCTAGATTTGTTGCAG CACCTGGATATCAGCGATGACAAACAGTTCACCTCCGACGTCGCTCGTCAGCTGCTCGGACAACCGGGTATACTTCCCGCTCTCGTTTCCCTGGACGTGTCGGGAAGGAAACAG GTGACAGACGCGGCCGTGAAGGCGTTTGTGGAAGAGAGACCACAAATGACTTTTGTTGGACTTCTGGCCACGGATGCCGGGTTTTCTGAATTCCTCTCTGGAGACGGAAACCTGAAA GTGACAGGGGAAGCCAACGAAACGCAGATCTGCGAGGCGCTTCGCCGCTACAGCGAGCGAGAGGGTTTCGTGCGAGAGGCGCTCTTCCACCTCTTCAGCCTCACGCACGTCATGGAGAAGCCTCGGCCCGACATTTTAAAG CTGGTGGTCCTCGGCATGAAGAACCACCAGGCCACGCTCAATGTCCAGCTGGCGGCGAGCGCATGCGTCTTCAACCTGACCAAGCAGGACCTGGCGGCCGGGATGCCGGTCCGCCTGCTCAGTACCGTCACTCAGCTCCTGCTAGAGGCCATGAGGACGTTCCCCAACCACCAGCAG TTACAAAAGAACTGCCTGCTGTCCCTCTGTAGTGACCGCATTTTACAAGAGGTTCCGTTTAATAG GTTTGAGGCAGCAAAATTGGTAATGCAGTGGCTCTGCAATCACGAGGATCAAAATATGCAGAGGATGGCGGTGGCCATCATTTCCATACTGGCTGCCAAG TTGTCCACAGAGCAAACGGCTCAGCTGGGAGCAGAGTTGTTCATAGTGAAG CAACTGCTCCACATCGTACGTCAGAAGGCCACGCAGGGCATGGCCGACGCCACCCTTAAATTCACCCTGAGCGCACTGTGGAACCTCACAGACGAGTCGCCGACAACTTGCCGCCATTTTATCGAGAACCAAGGACTCGACCTGTTCATCAAGGTTCTAGAG TCCTTCCCTAACGAGTCGTCCATTCAGCAAAAGGTTCTGGGCCTGTTG AACAACATAGCGGAGGTAGGCGAGCTGCATTGCGAACTGATGGTCCACACCTTCCTGGACCACATCAGGACTCTGCTGCACAGCTCCGAGGTGGAGGTGAGCTACTTCGCCGCCGGCATCCTGGCGCACCTGACGTCGCGGGGAAAGGACGCCTGGACGCTCAGCCCCGAACTCAGGTCCTCCCTGCTGGAGCAGCTG CACGATGTCATCATGAAGTGGCCTGCACCTGACTGTGAGATGGTGGCCTACAG GTCATTTAATCCCTTCTTTCCCCTGCTGGAGTGTTTCCACACGCCAGGAGTCCAGCTGTGGGCTGCGTGGGCCATGCAACATGTCTGCAGCAAGAACG CCGGGCGCTATTGCAGTATGCTGTTGGAGGAAGGAGGCCTGCTGCAGCTGGAGCGGGTGCACGCCAACCCACAAACACACCCGGACGTCGGGCATCTTACCGAGAGCATATTGGAAAGCCTGGAACGCCACCGGGTGCGCATGGGTCACTCCAGCGCCGTCTGCCCGCCACCACGTCCATAA
- the coa7 gene encoding cytochrome c oxidase assembly factor 7 has protein sequence MAGINFEDEKEVKQFLDMLGVEYSYHCYKENDPEGCQRLAEYMESVKRNYEATAQVLKHNCDKHTHAGSCYKLGNYHVTGKGGVSKCLKSAYSCFMRACNAGGKLSIDACHNVGLLAHNGQAIEGAAPDPDAARCYYEKACAGGFAPSCFNLSTLYMVENPRGVKPDMTLALKYATRACDLGHLWGCANASRMYKLGDGTEKDDKKAEELKKRARELHTLQNEQQLKLG, from the exons ATGGCGGGCATTAACTTTGAAGATGAGAAAGAAGTCAAGCAGTTTCTGGATATGTTGGGTGTGGAGTACAGCTACCATTGCTATAAGGAGAACGACCCCGAAGGATGCCAGAGGTTAGCAGAATACATGGAATCAGTGAAACGGAACTACGAGGCTACTGCACAGGTGCTCAAACACAACTGTGACAAACATACCCATGCAGGAAGCTGCTACAAACTGGGAAATTACCATGTCACAGGCAAAg GTGGCGTGAGCAAATGCCTGAAAAGCGCCTACTCGTGCTTTATGCGAGCTTGCAACGCCGGTGGGAAGTTGTCCATCGACGCCTGCCACAACGTGGGTCTGCTGGCTCACAATGGGCAGGCCATCGAGGGCGCTGCCCCCGACCCGGACGCTGCCCGCTGCTACTACGAGAAGGCATGCGCTGGCGGCTTTGCCCCATCCTGCTTCAACCTCAGCACCTTGTACATGGTGGAAAACCCCCGAGGTGTCAAGCCAGACATGACCTTGGCGCTGAAGTACGCTACACGGGCCTGTGACCTGGGACACTTGTGGGGCTGCGCCAACGCCAGCCGCATGTACAAGCTGGGAGACGGCACCGAGAAGGATGACAAGAAGGCGGAAGAACTGAAGAAACGGGCCAGGGAACTGCACACTTTGCAAAATGAGCAGCAGCTCAAACTTGGGTAG